A window of Halobacillus naozhouensis genomic DNA:
TTATATCCCATCTCTGTAGATAATTGATCAACAAGCGTAATTTTCGTCCACATTTCACGCCGCTTAAATACTTTAAGAAATAACAGTGAGGCAGCTCCCCCCAATAGTACTCCAATTACACTATACATTCCGGCTATCCAGTTCGGGGCACTCAGACTTACAGCAATAATCATAGCTGCACCCCCGATTGTGGCGAGCGTCCCATCATTCACCACTTTTCCATCTATTATAATGAGAACTAATCCAAATAAATAAACAACCATCATCATTACAAACATCTCAAAAGTTAAATAAGAAGAAAAGTAAATGGTTATAAACCCTAATCCCATCAAGCCTAGTAGTCCTCTCATATTGACTAACAATTCACCGACTAGA
This region includes:
- a CDS encoding NfeD family protein produces the protein MKQVDLLSYNWIVFLITLFGTMFLVGELLVNMRGLLGLMGLGFITIYFSSYLTFEMFVMMMVVYLFGLVLIIIDGKVVNDGTLATIGGAAMIIAVSLSAPNWIAGMYSVIGVLLGGAASLLFLKVFKRREMWTKITLVDQLSTEMGYNSMKESYSGLVGLTGKALTDMRPSGTIKVDGEDYSALSNGKWIYKDEQVKVMAVDGTKILVKKLNEE